Proteins from a single region of Urocitellus parryii isolate mUroPar1 chromosome 4, mUroPar1.hap1, whole genome shotgun sequence:
- the LOC144254352 gene encoding cytoplasmic dynein 2 intermediate chain 2-like, producing MWTGQLFKLQLPDRLDDGDWSTLKSYVCAWNLDRRGLNPRQPSAVVEVPSAILSLAFHPTQPSHIAGGLYSGEVLVWDMSRSEDPLLWRTGLTDDSHMDPVCQVLWLQEPRHSHRFRLLSAAGDGKVLLWQGAGAGQLQLTEGFALVAQQLPRSTKLKKPSRGETEVGATAVAFSSFDSSLFIVGTEGGFPLKCSLAAEEAALTRLPSSVPLRAPAQFTFSPHGGPVYSVSYSPFHRNLFLSAGTDGHIHLYSVLQAQPLTSLQLSHKYLFAVRWSPVRPLVFAAASGEGDVQLFDLQKSSQKPTVSIVQTQDGSPVYCLEFNSQQTQLLAAGDAKGTVKVWQLSTAFTEQGPQETEDLDQLAAEVAT from the exons ATGTGGACAGGACAGCTGTTCAAACTTCAACTGCCAGACAG GCTGGATGATGGGGACTGGAGCACTCTCAAGTCCTATGTGTGTGCCTGGAACCTGGACCGGCGAGGCCTGAACCCCCGGCAGCCATCGGCAGTGGTGGAGGTGCCCAGTGCCATCCTGAGCCTGGCCTtccaccccacccagccctcccaTATTGCAg GAGGGCTGTATAGTGGCGAGGTGTTGGTGTGGGACATGAGCCGTTCTGAGGACCCACTGCTGTGGCGCACAGGCCTGACAGATGACTCCCACATGGACCCGGTGTGCCAG GTCCTCTGGCTGCAGGAGCCTCGGCACAGCCACCGCTTCCGGCTGCTGAGTGCGGCAGGGGACGGGAAGGTGCTGCTGTGGCAGGGGGCGGGGGCAGGCCAGCTGCAGCTCACCGAGGGCTTTGCCCTGGTGGCCCAGCAGCTGCCTCGAAGCACCAAGTTGAAGAAG CCTTCCCGGGGTGAGACCGAGGTGGGTGCCACGGCGGTGGCTTTCTCCAGCTTTGACTCCAGCCTTTTCATTGTGGGCACGGAAGGCGGCTTCCCACTCAAGTGTTCCCTGGCGGCAGAAGAGGCGGCCCTCACGCGGCTGCCGAGCTCGGTGCCCCTGCGGGCGCCCGCGCAGTTCACCTTCTCCCCGCACGGGGGCCCTGTCTACTCCGTGAGCTACTCCCCCTTCCACAG GAACCTCTTCCTGAGCGCAGGGACAGACGGCCACATCCACCTGTACTCTGTGCTGCAGGCCCAGCCCCTGACCTCACTGCAGCTGTCCCACAAGTATCTTTTTGCAGTGCGCTGGTCCCCTGTGCGGCCCCTGGTTTTTGCAGCTGCTTCTGGGGAAG GTGACGTTCAGCTGTTTGATCTCCAGAAAAGCTCCCAGAAACCCACAGTGTCCATTGTGCAGACCCAGGACGGAAGCCCCGTCTACTGTCTGGAATTCAACAGTCAGCAGACCCAGCTCTTGGCTGCTGGTGATGCCAAGGGCACGGTGAAGGTGTGGCAGCTAAGCACTGCCTTCACTGAACAGGGGCCCCAAGAAACAGAAGACCTGGACCAGCTGGCAGCGGAGGTGGCCACCTGA